A single window of Eleginops maclovinus isolate JMC-PN-2008 ecotype Puerto Natales chromosome 19, JC_Emac_rtc_rv5, whole genome shotgun sequence DNA harbors:
- the LOC134881037 gene encoding protein max-like isoform X2 — protein MSENDDIEVDSDADKRAHHNALERKRRDHIKDSFHGLRDSVPALQGEKASRAQILDKATEYIQYMRRKNHTHQQDIDDLKKQNALLEQQVRALEKAKGNTQLQTNYSSDSSMYTNRKGSAVSAFDGGSDSSSESEPDEPPNRKKLRVEPS, from the exons ATGAGCGAAAACGATGACATCGAAGTCGACAGCGAT GCAGACAAGCGAGCCCATCACAACGCGCTGGAGCGCAAACGCAGGGACCACATTAAAGACAGCTTTCACGGTTTACGAGATTCTGTGCCTGCATTACAAGGGGAGAAg GCTTCCCGAGCACAGATTCTAGACAAAGCCACTGAGTACATCCAGTACATGAGGCGAAAAAACCATACTCACCAGCAAGACATCGATGACTTAAAGAAGCAGAATGCACTGTTAGAGCAGCAGG TTCGGGCACTGGAGAAGGCGAAGGGGAACACTCAGCTCCAGACTAACTATTCTTCTGACAGCAGCATGTACACAAACCGGAAAGGCAGCGCGGTGTCCGCCTTCGACGGCGGCTCAGACTCCAGCTCTGAATCAGAGCCGGACGAGCCTCCCAACAGAAAAAAGCTACGTGTGGAGCCCAGCTAG
- the LOC134881037 gene encoding protein max-like isoform X1, producing MSENDDIEVDSDADKRAHHNALERKRRDHIKDSFHGLRDSVPALQGEKSSVKQASRAQILDKATEYIQYMRRKNHTHQQDIDDLKKQNALLEQQVRALEKAKGNTQLQTNYSSDSSMYTNRKGSAVSAFDGGSDSSSESEPDEPPNRKKLRVEPS from the exons ATGAGCGAAAACGATGACATCGAAGTCGACAGCGAT GCAGACAAGCGAGCCCATCACAACGCGCTGGAGCGCAAACGCAGGGACCACATTAAAGACAGCTTTCACGGTTTACGAGATTCTGTGCCTGCATTACAAGGGGAGAAg AGTTCTGTCAAACAGGCTTCCCGAGCACAGATTCTAGACAAAGCCACTGAGTACATCCAGTACATGAGGCGAAAAAACCATACTCACCAGCAAGACATCGATGACTTAAAGAAGCAGAATGCACTGTTAGAGCAGCAGG TTCGGGCACTGGAGAAGGCGAAGGGGAACACTCAGCTCCAGACTAACTATTCTTCTGACAGCAGCATGTACACAAACCGGAAAGGCAGCGCGGTGTCCGCCTTCGACGGCGGCTCAGACTCCAGCTCTGAATCAGAGCCGGACGAGCCTCCCAACAGAAAAAAGCTACGTGTGGAGCCCAGCTAG
- the LOC134881364 gene encoding ras-related protein Rab-15-like: protein MAKQYDVLFRLLMLGDSGVGKTCMLRRFTESEFDPSHISTIGVDFKMKTLELDGIKVRVQIWDTAGQERYQTITKQYYRRAQGIIFVYDITDESSFQHLMKWAGDVDEFAPDKVQRVLIGNKSDEELSRQVTKDQGSKLAETYGMEFFETSASTSTNISEAFTRLTELVLQAHHRDVDNLLGALDDYLDNHALEEEKDSEGTDNNTQRTCAC from the exons ATGGCTAAACAGTACGACGTCTTGTTCAGGTTGCTCATGCTCGGGGACTCGGGGGTCGGGAAGACGTGCATGTTGCGCAGGTTCACGGAGAGTGAATTTGACCCTTCCCATATTTCCACCATCG gagttgattttaaaatgaaaacactagAACTAGATGGAATCAAGGTGCGAGTACAGATATG GGACACGGCCGGGCAGGAACGTTATCAGACCATCACCAAGCAGTACTACCGGAGAGCACAG GGTATCATCTTTGTTTACGATATCACCGATGAGTCGTCCTTTCAGCACCTCATGAAGTGGGCAGGTGATGTGGATGAA TTTGCCCCAGACAAGGTGCAAAGGGTCTTGATCGGAAACAAGTCTGATGAGGAGCTCAGTAGGCAGGTGACAAAGGACCAAGGAAGCAAG CTAGCAGAAACCTATGGGATGGAGTTCTTTGAGACCAGTGCCTCCACCAGCACCAACATCAGTGAG GCCTTCACTCGTTTGACAGAGCTGGTGCTTCAGGCTCACCACAGAGATGTGGACAACTTGTTAGGAGCTCTGGATGATTATCTGGATAATCATGCTTtggaagaagagaaagataGTGAAGGCACcgacaacaacactcagaggACCTGCGCCTGTTAG
- the gpx2 gene encoding glutathione peroxidase 2: MTFIAKTFYDLKATTLEGDSVDFNVFRGRVVLIENVASLUGTTTRDYSELKQLQSKYPHRLVVLGFPCNQFGYQENCSNGEIMNSLQHVRPGGGFQPNFTIFEKCDVNGTNTHPVFAYLKDKLPYPDDDPISLMNDPKFLVWSPISRTDVSWNFEKFLIGPEGEPFKRYSKIFPTIDIEPDIHRLLRLTKT; this comes from the exons ATGACGTTCATCGCCAAGACCTTCTACGACCTGAAGGCCACCACGCTGGAGGGAGACTCTGTGGATTTCAATGTCTTTCGGGGACGGGTGGTCCTGATAGAGAATGTGGCCTCGCTCTGAGGCACCACCACCCGGGACTACAGTGAGCTCAAACAGCTTCAGAGCAAGTACCCCCATCGGCTGGTGGTCCTGGGTTTCCCCTGTAACCAGTTTGGATATCAG GAGAACTGCAGCAATGGTGAAATCATGAATTCCCTGCAGCATGTGCGTCCGGGCGGCGGCTTTCAGCCCAACTTTACAATCTTTGAGAAGTGTGATGTCAATGGGACCAACACGCATCCGGTTTTTGCCTATCTTAAAGACAAGCTCCCTTATCCCGATGACGACCCCATCTCTCTCATGAATGACCCCAAATTTCTGGTTTGGAGTCCTATCAGCAGGACGGACGTCTCTTGGAACTTTGAGAAATTCCTCATTGGGCCAGAGGGAGAGCCCTTCAAAAGATACAGCAAAATATTCCCCACCATTGACATAGAGCCTGACATTCACAGACTGCTAAGATTAACCAAGACCTAA